A single region of the Theileria annulata chromosome 4, complete sequence, *** SEQUENCING IN PROGRESS *** genome encodes:
- a CDS encoding peptidase, putative (Tap579b07.q1c.cand.81 - score = 68.97;~SMART pfam:Peptidase_M24 (PF00557) at aa 356-595, E()=3.40e-07), whose protein sequence is MIFHKFHSYCSKINFLIPTSSFYLRFSTMSLHQSRLSSLVNLLTEKKLDSFIVDRVDPHNTEVPHSTFDRLSFISGFTGSYGFALVTHDQCYLWTDSRYFIQAERQLSKPWVLMKLLEKDVPSLTEFLSSTKESKFPLIYFISVKTVGFDLYSTTYKSYENMLKKAPEKEFVGLTENPVDVVWGKERPPFPLNPLKLHPLKYSGVSVSDKLVEVRKEMTTNKVNVLALTNLDEVAYMLNLRGSDVETSPLFYSYLVVEMDKIILFVDHRKLNEEVTSYLKSLSVETRDYNDVFSYLETVGTDQKGSAGTGDPVPAFKMWSSTFSSVHLCNSFLKHNSDSTPRELFLETTPVCDLKACKNETELKCMAEAHIADGIAMAKFFATVYEMKENGTLFDKDEYELGQLSSECRFEQENNVGLSFEPISSISENGAVVHYRALKESCSKIGPHMYLLDSGGQYLTGTTDVTRTVHFGTPTEEEKLAYTLVLKGHLALRHAKFPEGTPGESLDVLAKLPLWERGMNYYHGTGHGVGSYLNVHEGPCNITSLYKPRIGKPNIVYLKPGMVLSNEPGFYEAGKFGVRIENMFYVKELDDKFSKDNRKFYEFDDLTLVPYCKDLMDHSLLTKQEVEWVNEYHKRISDTLVPLMSSRPGYEKAVEFLKKSAQPLTHNTK, encoded by the exons ATgatttttcataaatttcaCTCATATTGcagtaaaattaattttttaataccCACCAGTAGTTTTTACTTGAGATTCTCCACCATGTCACTCCATCAGAGCCGCTTATCCTCTCTAGTAAATCTCTTAACTGAGAAGAAACTTGACTCTTTCATAGTTGATAGAGTTGATCCACATAACACAGAAGTCCCACATTCCACCTTTGATAGACTTTCCTTCATTTCAGGGTTCACTGGTAGCTATGGGTTTGCCCTCGTTACACATGATCAGTGTTATTTATGGACAGATTCCAG atacTTTATACAAGCTGAAAGGCAGTTATCAAAACCATGGGTCCTAATGAAGTTGCTTGAGAAGGATGTCCCATCATTAACTGAGTTTCTATCCTCAACCAAAGAAAGTAAGTTTCCactaatatatttcatttcAGTCAAAACTGTCGGATTTGATTTATACTCGACAACATACAAATCCTACGAAAATATGTTGAAAAAAGCCCCCGAGAAGGAATTTGTAGGATTAACTGAAAACCCAGTTGATGTTGTTTGGGGCAAGGAAAGGCCGCCTTTCCCATTAAATCCACTGAAGTTACACCCGCTAAAATATTCTGGAGTTTCCGTTTCAGACAAACTCGTTGAGGTTCGGAAGGAGATGACGACAAATAAAGTCAATGTCTTGGCTCTAACG AACTTGGACGAAGTTGCGTACATGCTGAATTTGCGTGGTTCGGACGTCGAAACTTCACCGCTTTTCTACTCATACCTAGTAGTTGAAATGGAcaaaattat CCTTTTTGTGGATCATCGGAAGTTAAATGAAGAAGTCACGTCATACCTAAAGTCATTATCAGTTGAAACAAG ggATTATAATGATGTTTTTTCCTATCTTGAAACTGTTGGTACTGATCAGAAAGGATCTGCTGGAACTGGTGACCCGGTACCCGCGTTTAAGATGTGGTCTTCTACATTTTCTTCAGTTCACCTATGTAATTCATTTTTGAAGCACAATAGTGATTCTACGCCAAGAGAGTTATTTTTAGAGACAACACCAGTCTGCGATTTAAAG GCATGTAAAAATGAAACTGAGCTCAAGTGTATGGCGGAAGCCCATATAGCAGATGGAATTGCAATGGCTAAGTTTTTCGCAACAGTTTAC GAAATGAAAGAAAATGGAACATTGTTTGATAAGGACGAATATGAACTGGGTCAATTGAGCAGTGAATGCAGATTCGAGCAg GAGAATAATGTTGGATTATCGTTCGAGCCTATATCTTCAATATCAGAAAACGGAGCAGTTGTGCACTATAG AGCTCTAAAGGAATCCTGTTCTAAGATTGGTCCACACATGTATTTACTGGATTCCGGAGGTCAATATCTCACTGGAACGACTGACGTTACAAGAACTGTTCACTTTGGAACTCCAACTGAAGAGGAAAAGTTAGCCTACACACTCGTACTTAAG ggACATCTTGCGTTGAGACATGCCAAATTTCCAGAAGGTACACCAGGCGAGTCTTTGGATGTCTTGGCAAAATTACCGCTCTGGGAAAGAGGAATGAACTATTACCACGGAACTGGACACGGAGTTGGCTCGTACCTAAACGTGCACGAAGGACCCTGTAACATAACTTCACTATATAAACCAAGAATTGGGAAACCAAACATTGTGTATTTGAAGCCAGGGATGGTACTCTCGAATGAGCCGGGCTTTTACGAGGCCGGGAAGTTTGGAGTACGAATTGAAAACATGTTTTACGTTAAGGAACTAGACGATAAGTTCTCGAAAGATAACCGTAAATTCTATGAATTCGACGATTTAACACTTGTTCCATACTGTAAAGATTTAATGGACCATTCATTACTCACCAAACAG gaGGTTGAATGGGTGAACGAATACCATAAGAGAATATCAGACACACTAGTTCCATTGATGTCGTCCCGACCAGGGTATGAAAAGGCAGTTGAGTTTTTAAAAAAGTCTGCACAACCCTTAACACACaatacaaaataa
- a CDS encoding eukaryotic translation initiation factor 3 (subunit 8), putative (Tap579b07.q1c.C.cand.74 - score = 86.03;~SMART PINT (SM00088) at aa 784-872, E()=5.08e-06) — protein sequence MQSKFWGDDSDDSYSDSSEYSSKSDDKDNRHGVDANKWTLDSSDDEGESRIVKSAKAKALETIQNHVKTIEHLKKINDYSELLKDYDILAKFVEKQYSSTRLPKLVVKLIVELSQFMEAQQKDKESYKKLSKAKTISFNTLRSRLRKFNEQHSEIIEEYNKDPDNFYDVLQQSEDEEEESTESSYSEWDEDEEEEEEEVEAAEEKSPRSGDTSGWSDSGSHPASEAEDGDKHNKAMDKWGVKKSEPRAEMAEKTKKTKSKTKKREVLEKPTPITSISKFSAVTAASDALVEYFKEVKLGNDDNPFSVMIPEVQEMLNTVHLSEEALRLFVKSIIEKRGKRGTNNFENLKILQSLPYIAKTISQSLYLEVLETLVHVLFDTYSHAYGAMTPTEWINTYRIASHLVSELISNPKSYLSSEMVNSAQNNTMDEAEKVNNDKVKAFDDRVKTSLGVLSTIVQKLNDELYKGLLYTEVHNPDYKTMLAYTIDMLYLLHRTLVYYLKFEKGNEFAASTALMILDHCHYKDDEISAKIWELVRNKIKDKKQTEKFFPNENKKPSDLVTELVNFVFVYGTQRDKIRACLHLAYNKSLHGHYYEAKDLLAASNLTEVASETDISTQILVNRNLAQLGICAFRAGLISEAHSYLMDMCLQNRHKELLAQGLSNVKNMEKTPEQERAEKRRLLPYHMHISIELIESVNYICALLLESANYARYPLKAKEVISRQFRRMYDAYERQVFVGPPESNREVILTAFKHLQNGDWKKCYNFILSLNTWNNMPDREKVQETLKELIKVEGFRTYIFKYVNIYDSFSVEQLSSMFSLDENVVHSLISKMIVNGEILGSWDYSSKCCLINHSEPTELQKLAVKLAENLSTAVEQNELTLNMKNSKFALSQDRRFQQRDTRYNYGSRHDDGRISTFNFNRNRRFMQQPRQTKQFPVPTR from the coding sequence ATGCAGTCAAAGTTTTGGGGAGATGATTCTGATGATTCCTACTCTGACTCTTCAGAGTACTCCAGTAAGTCAGACGATAAGGATAATAGACACGGAGTTGATGCAAATAAGTGGACTCTGGATAGCTCAGATGACGAAGGAGAGTCAAGGATCGTAAAGTCAGCAAAGGCTAAGGCACTAGAAACCATCCAAAACCATGTTAAGACAATTGAACACTTGAAGAAGATTAATGATTACTCAGAGTTGTTAAAGGATTATGATATTCTGGCAAAGTTTGTAGAAAAACAATATTCATCAACGAGATTGCCTAAGCTTGTAGTTAAGTTGATAGTGGAGTTGTCCCAGTTTATGGAAGCCCAGCAAAAGGATAAGGAGAGTTATAAGAAGTTATCGAAAGCAAAAACGATCTCCTTTAACACTCTAAGGTCAAGACTTAGAAAGTTTAATGAGCAACACTCTGAAATTATAGAGGAATATAACAAGGACCCAGATAATTTCTATGATGTGCTGCAGCAGTCTGAAGACGAAGAGGAAGAATCAACTGAATCCAGCTATTCTGAGTGGGATGAGGATGAAGAAGAGGAGGAGGAAGAGGTTGAGGCGGCAGAAGAAAAGTCACCCAGATCTGGGGATACGAGCGGGTGGTCAGACTCAGGTTCCCATCCTGCGTCAGAAGCTGAGGATGGAGATAAACACAACAAGGCGATGGATAAGTGGGGAGTAAAGAAGAGTGAACCGAGAGCTGAGATGGCTGAGAAGACCAAGAAAACGAAATCGAAGACCAAAAAGCGTGAGGTCCTTGAGAAACCAACCCCAATAACAAGTATTAGCAAGTTTTCAGCAGTTACAGCAGCGTCAGACGCACTAGTCGAATACTTCAAGGAGGTTAAGCTTGGAAATGATGATAACCCGTTCTCAGTAATGATTCCTGAAGTACAGGAAATGCTAAATACAGTTCACTTGAGCGAGGAGGCACTCAGACTGTTTGTAAAGTCAATAATTGAGAAGAGAGGAAAGAGAGGAACAAACAACTTTGAAAATCTAAAGATACTCCAGTCATTGCCGTACATTGCAAAAACCATCTCGCAATCACTGTATCTAGAAGTTTTGGAAACGCTGGTACACGTACTCTTTGATACCTATTCACACGCATATGGAGCAATGACACCAACAGAGTGGATTAACACGTATAGAATTGCTTCACACCTAGTCTCAGAACTTATTAGTAACCCTAAGTCATATTTATCATCGGAAATGGTCAATTCTGCCCAAAACAATACAATGGATGAAGCTGAAAAGgttaataatgataaagTAAAAGCATTTGATGATAGAGTTAAAACATCATTAGGTGTATTGTCAACAATAGTGCAAAAGTTGAATGATGAGTTATATAAAGGTTTATTGTATACAGAAGTGCATAACCCAGATTATAAGACGATGCTGGCATATACAATTGAtatgttatatttattacacAGGACACTTGTATATTACctaaaatttgaaaaggGTAATGAATTTGCAGCGTCGACAGCCCTGATGATCCTGGACCACTGCCACTACAAAGATGACGAAATCTCAGCGAAAATCTGGGAACTCGTGAGGAACAAAATTAAGGACAAGAAACAAACTGAAAAGTTCTTCCCAAACGAGAATAAGAAACCAAGCGATCTAGTGACAGAGCTTGTAAACTTTGTATTCGTGTATGGAACACAAAGAGATAAGATAAGAGCATGTCTTCATTTAGCATATAACAAGTCATTGCACGGCCACTACTACGAGGCAAAGGATCTTTTGGCAGCATCAAACCTGACAGAAGTGGCAAGCGAAACTGACATTTCAACCCAGATTTTAGTTAACCGAAACCTTGCCCAGCTTGGAATCTGCGCATTCAGAGCAGGCTTAATCAGTGAAGCCCACTCCTACCTAATGGATATGTGTTTGCAAAACAGACACAAAGAACTGTTGGCACAAGGTTTATCTAATGTTAAGAATATGGAAAAGACTCCAGAACAGGAACGTGCAGAGAAGAGGAGACTTTTGCCCTATCATATGCACATTAGCATTGAGCTGATAGAGTCTGTGAATTACATCTGTGCCTTGCTGTTGGAATCTGCAAACTACGCAAGATACCCACTAAAGGCTAAAGAAGTCATTTCAAGACAGTTTAGAAGAATGTATGACGCATATGAAAGGCAAGTGTTTGTAGGGCCTCCAGAGAGTAACAGAgaagtaattttaactgCGTTCAAACACTTGCAAAACGGCGACTGGAAGAAATGTTACAACTTTATCTTGTCACTGAACACCTGGAATAACATGCCTGATAGGGAAAAGGTACAAGAAACATTGAAGGAGCTGATCAAGGTGGAGGGGTTTAGAACATACATCTTCAAGTACGTGAACATCTACGACTCGTTCTCAGTTGAGCAACTCTCGTCGATGTTTAGCCTTGACGAGAATGTGGTGCACTCACTCATCAGCAAGATGATTGTGAACGGAGAAATACTCGGGAGCTGGGACTACAGCAGCAAGTGCTGCCTCATAAACCACAGCGAACCCACGGAGCTCCAGAAACTCGCAGTCAAGCTCGCAGAGAACCTCTCGACCGCAGTTGAGCAGAACGAGCTGACTCTGAACATGAAGAACTCAAAGTTCGCGCTGTCTCAGGACAGACGTTTCCAGCAACGAGACACTCGCTACAACTACGGCTCACGCCACGACGATGGCAGGATCTCCACCTTTAACTTTAACCGAAACCGCAGATTCATGCAACAGCCTAGACAAACGAAACAATTCCCTGTGCCCACAAGATAA
- a CDS encoding valyl-tRNA synthetase, putative (SMART pfam:tRNA-synt_1 (PF00133) at aa 41-666, E()=8.60e-221), producing the protein MVTTTFFNICRHRMKGDVTLWLPGTDHAGIATQSVVERTLYKEENLKRHDLGRTKFVEKVFEWNDKYGNNIKNQLKRLGASLDWTREVFTMDHPRSNAVIEAFVRLYDSGHIYRNTRLVSWCPFLSTALSDIEVEPMEITSPTFLTIPGYDSSVEVGSLWIFQYPVLVGNETRHLAVATTRLETMLGDVAVAVNPEDARYKEMVGCKIRHPFFPDREMVVVADPHVDMEFGTGAVKITPSHDKNDYEIAKRHGLPFLNIFTDDGRINENGGEFSTMHRFQCRKVLEKRLKEIGLFVDKKPNTKPMMVPRCSRTGDIVEYMLIPQWYVNCKDLAKRAIEVVRNGSLKIIPSSYVSVWNQWLENIQDWCISRQLWWGHRIPAYRLTSSSIPDSEERWVVGRDFEEAQERAQKLFPNLPDLTLTQDEDVLDTWFSSGLFPLSTLGWPDTNTSDFKSFFPTSLLETGNDIIFFWVARMVMLSLHFVDMLPFNEIYMHPLVRDSRGEKMSKSKGNVVDPIDIIEGTTLERLNQNILNSSLPQGEIKRALALQKQQFPDGIPICGVDGLRLGLLALMRHNRAILLDVNKLVSSRHFGNKIWNATKFAILRTKFFRPSLQHTYNHYNTVKSYKGDNSLECKFKWEDKWILHKLNQYIKRVTDGLESYQFYEVVQATYDFWLYQLCDVYLELVKNRLPSVIDDSSFVPTPQSNGAAFIIHTCFSESLKLLHPIMPFITEELYHHLPEYLRKHDSISISAFPKPNLDWENEALDAEMDILFSVVHSFRSLATTLGLAQNTNKVGFLTTDETTHRILHDKLHLIETLSKFKSITVANSTSPELCHCVQNVVSSSIVTYINVDESVDLVKTSSMLNDRLGKTNKMVFLKIILKNNFQLESYLKKLELPNYEDKVPQDVRALNDSKIKELSHEKKQLEEAIRDLERLKLNNFK; encoded by the exons ATGGTAACTACAACCTTCTTCAACATATGTAGGCACCGAATGAAAGGTGACGTGACACTGTGGCTCCCAGGCACAGACCACGCTGGAATCGCAACCCAGTCAGTGGTGGAGAGGACCTTGTACAAAGAAGAAAACCTGAAGCGCCACGATCTAGGAAGAACAAAATTCGTAGAAAAAGTCTTTGAATGGAATGATAAATATGGAAACAACATCAAAAACCAACTCAA GAGATTGGGAGCTTCGTTGGATTGGACCCGAGAGGTATTTACCATGGATCACCCAAGGTCAAACGCAGTAATCGAAGCCTTCGTTCGTCTGTACGATTCCGGGCACATTTATCGTAACACCCGATTGGTCTCGTGGTGCCCTTTTCTCTCCACTGCCCTCTCAGACATTGAAGTTGAACCCATGGAAATCACATCTCCAACATTCCTTACTATTCCAG gCTATGATTCATCTGTGGAAGTTGGATCGTTGTGGATTTTTCAGTACCCGGTGCTAGTGGGAAATGAGACGCGTCACCTCGCAGTTGCCACTACGAGGTTGGAGACGATGCTAGGTGATGTAGCAGTGGCTGTGAACCCAGAAGATGCCAGGTACAAAGAAATGGTAGGCTGTAAGATAAGGCACCCGTTTTTCCCGGATAGAGAAATGGTAGTGGTCGCTGACCCTCACGTAGATATGGAGTTTGGAACAGGAGCAGTTAAAATAACCCCATCACATGACAAGAACGACTATGAAATAGCAAAGAGACATGGACTTCCGTTTTTGAACATTTTCACAGATGATGGGAGGATAAACGAAAACGGAGGAGAGTTTTCAACAATGCACAGGTTCCAGTGCAGGAAAGTACTTGAGAAAAGGCTGAAAGAGATTGGGTTGTTCGTAGATAAGAAACCTAACACCAAGCCGATGATGGTCCCAAGATGTTCAAGAACAGGTGACATTGTGGAATATATGTTAATTCCACAGTGGTACGTTAACTGCAAGGACTTGGCTAAGAGAGCAATTGAAGTTGTTAGAAACGGCTCACTTAAGATCATCCCATCCTCATACGTCTCAGTATGGAACCAGTGGCTTGAGAATATTCAGGACTGGTGTATTTCAAGACAGCTCTGGTGGGGACATAGGATCCCTGCATACAGATTGACATCCTCTTCTATCCCAGATTCAGAAGAAAGGTGGGTTGTGGGTAGAGATTTCGAAGAAGCGCAGGAACGTGCACAAAAGCTCTTCCCAAACTTACCCGACCTGACCCTAACCCAGGATGAAGATGTGTTGGATACTTGGTTTTCATCGGGATTGTTCCCTCTTAGTACACTGGGATGGCCAGATACCAATACTTCTGATTTTAAGTCGTTTTTCCCCACTAGTCTACTCGAGACAGGAAATGACATTATCTTCTTCTGGGTCGCGAGGATGGTCATGCTCTCTCTCCATTTCGTAGATATGCTTCCATTCAATGAGATTTATATGCATCCACTGGTTAGGGATTCCAGAGGTGAAAAAATGAGTAAGAGTAAAGGCAACGTTGTTGACCCCATCGACATCATTGAAGGAACCACTCTTGAAAGGCTTAACCAGAATATTTTGAATTCTTCACTACCTCAGGGTGAGATAAAGAGGGCGTTAGCATTACAGAAACAGCAGTTTCCTGACGGAATTCCCATTTGTGGTGTAGATGGGCTGAGGCTTGGACTACTAGCACTAATGAGGCACAACAGAGCAATTCTACTCGACGTGAACAAACTCGTGTCGTCAAGACATTTTGGAAACAAAATATGGAACGCGACCAAATTTGCTATTCTTAGGACAAAGTTCTTCAGACCATCTTTACAACACACTTATAACCATTATAACACGGTCAAATCCTATAAGGGTGATAACAGCCTCGAGTGCAAATTCAAATGGGAAGATAAGTGGATCCTGCACAAACTCAATCAATACATCAAACGG gTAACTGATGGATTGGAAAGCTATCAATTTTATGAAGTGGTTCAGGCAACATATGATTTCTGGTTATATCAGTTGTGTGACGTATACCTGGAACTTGTAAAAAATAGACTCCCTTCAGTAATTGATGACTCCTCATTCGTCCCTACACCACAGTCTAACGGAGCAGCGTTTATAATACACACATGCTTTAGCGAGTCCCTGAAACTACTTCACCCAATCATGCCATTTATAACCGAGGAACTCTATCACCACCTGCCTGAGTACCTAAGGAAACACGACTCGATTTCTATCTCCGCGTTCCCGAAACCCAACCTCGACTGGGAGAACGAAGCACTAGATGCTGAAATGGATATATTATTCTCAGTGGTACACAGCTTCAGATCACTGGCAACAACACTAGGACTTGCACAGAACACAAACAAGGTTGGATTCTTAACCACCGACGAAACAACACACCGCATATTACATGATAAACTCCACCTCATAGAAACACTCTCCAAATTCAAATCG ATAACAGTTGCGAATAGCACGAGTCCGGAGCTGTGTCATTGCGTTCAGAATGTAGTCTCATCATCTATAGTGACGTATATCAACGTTGACGAAAGTGTGGATTTGGTCAAAACCTCGTCAATGCTCAATGACAGACTCGGCAAGACAAACAAGatggtatttttaaaaataattttaaaaaataattttcagcTTGAGTCGTACCTTAAGAAGCTAGAGCTGCCCAACTACGAGGACAAGGTCCCGCAGGACGTCAGAGCACTCAACGACTCTAAAATCAAGGAGCTTTCCCACGAGAAAAAGCAACTTGAGGAAGCGATTAGGGACCTGGAAAGACTCAAACTCAACAACTTTAAATAG